One Actinomycetes bacterium genomic window, TGCTCGGCCTGGCGGCGCCTGTGGTGGCTCGCCAGCCGATTGCACTCAGTCCGAGTGTCGTCGCGGCGGTGCTGGTGCTGGGGGTGCTCAGTATCGCCGCCGCCTACGTGCTGAACTACCAGCTGATTCAGGACGAGGGGGCTTCCGCCGCCTCCACCGCCAACTTCCTGGTGCCGGTCGTGGCAGTCACGTTGGGCGTGGTTGTCCTCGCTGAGCCGATGACCTGGAACCTCTTCGTCGGTGCCGTGATCGTGCTCATCGGGGTTACCCTGTCCGACGGCCGTCTCCTGCCCCTCCAGCGGCTGCCGAATCGGGGGCCGGAGTCGGAACGAACCAGGTAGGAGACTGGGCGCCTCACCAGCCTTGGCGTCCACGCCGCGCCAGGTGCAGGCAGGCGCTGTGAGGAGTCTCCCTCAACGCATCAAGGCCATCCTCGGCCGGCAGGCCCCCTGGGCACCCTGGAGAGCCGGCCTCAAGGCCTCACTACAAGGCCACCCGTACACCGGATGGCACGCAGTCCACCGTCAGAATCGGAGGTGCGTGATCGTCAACCGGACGCAGGCGCTGGTCCTCGGCTTCTTCCTCACCGTCTGGGCCAGCCTGGTCGTGATCCTCGCAGCAGCGCCCGACGTCTACGACGAGGCGCTCAAGCTCCCGCCCAGCCGCGTGCGGTGGGCCGAGATCGCCTTCCTGATCGCGCTCTCTGCCTTCATCGCGCTGCTGTCGATTGGCGTGGTCCGGCGCTGGCGCTGGACCTTCTGGCTGATCCTGGTCGCCTTCCTGTTCGGGGTGCTGCGCGTGCCGGTGGCCATCTTGCAGCTCGCCGGTGTCCTGCGCGCGAGCACCCCAACCTGGTATGTGGTGTTCCAGGGGCTCATCGGCTTGGCCCAGCTCGCCATCGGACTCGCCATGCTGGCCGGCTACCGCCGCTCCGGCGTCTGGGGAACCGTCTGAGCTGAGCGGCCCAAGCGGTCTTCAGCGGTACAGTGTTTGCGCTGGTACGGCGGGTAATCCCGGAGAACAGACTCAGGTGTAGAGCGCCGATTTGAATGCGATCGCGTCTACAGCCGGTCGCCGGGGGAGAGAGCGAAGTGATGCGCTGTCCAAGCGTTATGCGCTGTCCCCAGCCGGGCCCGGACATGAGGATGACCAGCGTTTCCGCTGGTCACAGGTGGTGGGGTGGGCCTGCCAGGACTTGAACCTGGGACCTCGTCCTTATCAGCAATCAAGGGCTGAGCGCTGTGCGGACCGGCCTTTTCGCAGTCGCTGTCGACCGTCAGGGGCGAAGTAATGCGTTCTAACAGCCCCATCCGCGGCGGGAGAGGAGTCGGCACTGGTGGCGATCACGGCCTGGCTGGGTCACACGGACTTGGGGAGGAGTGTGGCGATCATGAAGTCAGCGACGAACTCTGCAAATCGCGGCATGGACCAGCCGCGCTTCAGGACGAGCAGCTCGTAGAGTTCGACAGAGCTGCAGGTCCACAGGACGTCGGTGGCCTCGGCCAGGGTGACGCCCTGGCGTAGGTAGCCGCGCTGCTGCAGGAAGCGGGCGTGGTGCGCCATCCGTTCCAGGCGCTCGTCGTCGCTGGCGTTGAGCAGCGCCGCCATCTCAGGGTCGGTGGCCGCAGCCGAGCGCATGAGGAGCCGAATCGGCGTCACCACCGAGGCGACCTCGGTGGTCAGCACGCCCCAGTTGCGCATGATCGTCTCCGGGTCGGTTTCGCGTTCCCGCATCGCATCCGAGCGCTGGTAGGCCGGGACCGGTCCCCGCCCGGTCAGGCCTCGCTCGTAGATGGCGCGGACCAGCCCCGGCTTGCCGCCGAACGCCTTGTAGATGGTCTCCACCGACACCCCGGCCTCCCGGGCGATCGCGGCGATCGTGGTGGCGGCGTATCCACCCTGGAGGAACTGCCGTTGGGCGGTGTCCAGGATCGTCTCCCGGTTACGGCGGGCCTGGGCCTGGCGGCCGCTGGAGTCGTAGCGACGCTTGCTCTTGACGTGGGCCATAGATCTGTTCCATGCTCCTGTATCAGTTACAGCCTAGTGTAACAAACCCGGGGAGGTCATCATGAACCGAACGGGCCAGGACCCGGCGGTGGTGGTGGAGCGGCTGCTCGAGGCGGTGAACGCCCACGACCTCGAGACGATGGTGACCTGCTTCGCCGACAACTACCTCAACGAGACGCCGGCCCATCCACAGCGAGGATTTCGGGGTAGCCAGCAG contains:
- a CDS encoding DMT family transporter, which gives rise to MLAAPWHSPQASSSITGIGACLLAAACYAVGYVYARRFVTGRGVPPLVLAAGQLGMGAVLLGLAAPVVARQPIALSPSVVAAVLVLGVLSIAAAYVLNYQLIQDEGASAASTANFLVPVVAVTLGVVVLAEPMTWNLFVGAVIVLIGVTLSDGRLLPLQRLPNRGPESERTR
- a CDS encoding TetR/AcrR family transcriptional regulator; this translates as MAHVKSKRRYDSSGRQAQARRNRETILDTAQRQFLQGGYAATTIAAIAREAGVSVETIYKAFGGKPGLVRAIYERGLTGRGPVPAYQRSDAMRERETDPETIMRNWGVLTTEVASVVTPIRLLMRSAAATDPEMAALLNASDDERLERMAHHARFLQQRGYLRQGVTLAEATDVLWTCSSVELYELLVLKRGWSMPRFAEFVADFMIATLLPKSV